One Triticum dicoccoides isolate Atlit2015 ecotype Zavitan chromosome 4B, WEW_v2.0, whole genome shotgun sequence genomic window carries:
- the LOC119293566 gene encoding B3 domain-containing protein At3g18960-like isoform X2 encodes MVTTSLATHYSIDGDGDGLLSRSRSTGSRGGLHPLRPRHPLQSPPHPQRSEMAGMEGFEFFEIVIEKSCSRQRLPHKFVKMLAGREPHKVKLREAGSRRRRLWDVVVVFDGEGHMYLGIGWEHFAHAHELHLGHFLVFRYDGDTMFTVKMFDNTMCCMYYQHDDDASNGSSSGDDEEQSGKEEEQSGDDEEQSGDDEEQSRKVQPILADDDLAMVVADDDPAMVVADDELAIVVPDGDFAMVVPNDDLAMVVAQAIPQLGDRTMPIVVEEYIRVGIRHSERIRRMKENKEKNE; translated from the exons ATGGTGACGACCTCCCTGGCGACCCACTACTCCATCGACGGAGATGGCGATGGCCTCCTAAG CCGAAGTAGATCCACGGGATCAAGAGGAGGCCTCCACCCTCTGCGTCCACGACACCCTCTGCAGTCGCCGCCCCACCCCCAG AGAAGTGAGATGGCTGGCATGGAAGGTTTTGAGTTCTTCGAGATCGTAATTGAGAAATCTTGCAGTAGGCAG AGGCTGCCTCACAAGTTTGTGAAGATGCTCGCCGGTCGTGAGCCCCACAAAGTGAAGCTGCGGGAGGCCGGTAGCAGGCGTCGCAGGCTATGGGACGTGGTGGTGGTGTTCGACGGCGAAGGCCACATGTACTTAGGGATCGGCTGGGAGCATTTCGCCCATGCCCATGAGCTGCATCTTGGGCACTTCCTTGTCTTCCGCTACGATGGCGACACCATGTtcaccgtgaagatgttcgacaacaccatgtgttgcatgtactaccagcacgatgacgatgcca gcaatgggagcagcagcggggATGATGAGGAGCAGAGTGGGAAAGaagaggagcagagcggggatgacgaggagcagagcggggatgacgaggagcagagcaGGAAGGTGCAGCCTATTCTGGCTgatgacgaccttgctatggtggtggctgacgacgaccctgctatggtggtggctgacgacgaaCTCGCGATTGTGGTGCCTGACGGTGACTTCGCGATGGTGGTGCCTAACGATGACCTCGCGATGGTAGTGGCGCAGGCAATTCCACAGCTGGGCGataggaccatgccaattgtggtagaggagtacatccgTGTCGGCATTCGCCACTCTGAGCGCatcaggaggatgaaggagaaTAAGGAGAAGAACGAGTGA
- the LOC119293566 gene encoding B3 domain-containing protein At3g18960-like isoform X1 gives MVTTSLATHYSIDGDGDGLLRYESANSFLFLFLLIRLGFHGTCCLGFDCSRSRSTGSRGGLHPLRPRHPLQSPPHPQRSEMAGMEGFEFFEIVIEKSCSRQRLPHKFVKMLAGREPHKVKLREAGSRRRRLWDVVVVFDGEGHMYLGIGWEHFAHAHELHLGHFLVFRYDGDTMFTVKMFDNTMCCMYYQHDDDASNGSSSGDDEEQSGKEEEQSGDDEEQSGDDEEQSRKVQPILADDDLAMVVADDDPAMVVADDELAIVVPDGDFAMVVPNDDLAMVVAQAIPQLGDRTMPIVVEEYIRVGIRHSERIRRMKENKEKNE, from the exons ATGGTGACGACCTCCCTGGCGACCCACTACTCCATCGACGGAGATGGCGATGGCCTCCTAAGGTATGAATCTGCCAACTCCTTCCTGTTCCTCTTCCTATTGATTAGATTAGGGTTCCATGGCACATGCTGTTTAGGGTTCGATTGTAGCCGAAGTAGATCCACGGGATCAAGAGGAGGCCTCCACCCTCTGCGTCCACGACACCCTCTGCAGTCGCCGCCCCACCCCCAG AGAAGTGAGATGGCTGGCATGGAAGGTTTTGAGTTCTTCGAGATCGTAATTGAGAAATCTTGCAGTAGGCAG AGGCTGCCTCACAAGTTTGTGAAGATGCTCGCCGGTCGTGAGCCCCACAAAGTGAAGCTGCGGGAGGCCGGTAGCAGGCGTCGCAGGCTATGGGACGTGGTGGTGGTGTTCGACGGCGAAGGCCACATGTACTTAGGGATCGGCTGGGAGCATTTCGCCCATGCCCATGAGCTGCATCTTGGGCACTTCCTTGTCTTCCGCTACGATGGCGACACCATGTtcaccgtgaagatgttcgacaacaccatgtgttgcatgtactaccagcacgatgacgatgcca gcaatgggagcagcagcggggATGATGAGGAGCAGAGTGGGAAAGaagaggagcagagcggggatgacgaggagcagagcggggatgacgaggagcagagcaGGAAGGTGCAGCCTATTCTGGCTgatgacgaccttgctatggtggtggctgacgacgaccctgctatggtggtggctgacgacgaaCTCGCGATTGTGGTGCCTGACGGTGACTTCGCGATGGTGGTGCCTAACGATGACCTCGCGATGGTAGTGGCGCAGGCAATTCCACAGCTGGGCGataggaccatgccaattgtggtagaggagtacatccgTGTCGGCATTCGCCACTCTGAGCGCatcaggaggatgaaggagaaTAAGGAGAAGAACGAGTGA